From Betaproteobacteria bacterium, a single genomic window includes:
- a CDS encoding fumarylacetoacetate hydrolase family protein, with the protein MRLVTFAADASSALRVGLIAADGAIVDIGATAARAGMTLPFDAGDMVSLIAAGESARDALRHLAAAASAVCLPESAVRLLAPIPRPRKNVFCVGWNYLEHFAEGEAVRKSGDNLPEHPVFFSKAVTAVIGPFDTIPFDARVSAKLDWEVELGVVIGRHGKNIRQADALDHVFGYTVIDDVSARDLQRQHGGQWLKGKSLDGTCPMGPCIVTRDELDAGDLRLTTRVNGVVKQDSRTRHLYFSLPRLIEELSLGMTLEPGDVLSTGTPQGVGFARNPPEFLAPGDVVESEIEGIGCLRNRVVAVD; encoded by the coding sequence CGTTTGGTAACGTTCGCCGCGGACGCTTCGTCCGCTCTCCGCGTGGGCCTGATCGCGGCCGACGGCGCCATCGTCGACATCGGCGCCACGGCAGCGCGCGCCGGCATGACATTGCCGTTCGACGCCGGCGACATGGTGTCGCTGATCGCGGCCGGCGAGAGCGCTCGCGATGCGCTGCGGCACCTGGCCGCTGCGGCGTCGGCAGTGTGTCTGCCGGAGAGCGCGGTGCGCCTGCTGGCGCCGATCCCGCGCCCGCGCAAGAACGTGTTCTGCGTCGGATGGAACTACCTCGAGCACTTCGCGGAGGGCGAGGCGGTGCGCAAAAGCGGCGACAATCTGCCGGAACATCCCGTCTTTTTCAGCAAGGCCGTCACCGCCGTGATCGGGCCTTTCGACACCATTCCGTTCGACGCGCGCGTGTCGGCAAAACTCGATTGGGAAGTCGAACTCGGCGTGGTGATCGGCCGCCACGGCAAGAACATCCGGCAGGCCGATGCCCTGGACCACGTCTTCGGTTACACCGTGATCGACGATGTCTCCGCCCGCGACCTGCAACGGCAGCACGGCGGACAGTGGCTGAAAGGCAAGAGCCTCGACGGCACCTGCCCGATGGGACCGTGCATCGTCACCCGCGACGAGCTCGACGCCGGCGATCTGCGCCTGACGACGCGGGTCAACGGCGTCGTCAAGCAGGACTCCCGCACGCGCCACCTCTACTTCTCGCTGCCCCGACTGATCGAGGAACTCTCGCTCGGGATGACGCTGGAACCGGGGGACGTGCTGTCCACGGGCACGCCGCAGGGCGTCGGCTTCGCGCGCAACCCGCCGGAGTTCCTTGCCCCGGGCGACGTGGTCGAGAGCGAGATCGAGGGGATCGGCTGCCTGCGCAACCGCGT